The Manihot esculenta cultivar AM560-2 chromosome 1, M.esculenta_v8, whole genome shotgun sequence genome has a window encoding:
- the LOC110599880 gene encoding nudix hydrolase 18, mitochondrial: MVALVSQENVVALPLVSRTGRHLQRYTKAGRRQVVGCIPYKYKSGKQEFLDIEEGLEVLVISSQKGKGMLFPKGGWELDETIIEAASRETLEEAGVRGIVECALGEWSFKSKTHDTYYEGYMFPLLVQEELDFWPEKNFRQRQWMSVADAKECCQHWWMKEALDRLINRLRCQQQLEKEEAVSCTLSF; this comes from the exons ATGGTGGCTTTGGTTTCCCAAGAAAATGTTGTAGCTCTGCCTCTGGTTTCTCGCACTGGTAGACATTTACAGCGCTATACTAAAGCTGGTCGTCGTCAAGTAGTAGG CTGTATACCTTATAAATACAAAAGTGGAAAGCAAGAATTCTTGGACATTGAAGAGGGATTAGAAGTTCTTGTAATCAGTTCCCAGAAAGGAAAAGGAATGTTGTTTCCTAAG GGAGGTTGGGAATTGGATGAAACAATAATAGAGGCAGCTTCAAGAGAGACACTAGAGGAAGCTGGAGTGCGAGGCATTGTTGAG TGTGCATTAGGTGAATGGAGTTTCAAGAGCAAAACACATGACACCTATTATGAAGGCTACATGTTCCCTCTACTTGTTCAGGAGGAATTAGATTTCTGGCCTGAGAAAAACTTTCGTCAAAGACAATGG ATGAGTGTGGCAGATGCAAAGGAATGCTGTCAACATTGGTGGATGAAGGAAGCTCTAGATAGATTAATTAATCGACTCAGATGTCAGCAACAACTTGAAAAGGAAGAAGCAGTGTCTTGTACTTTAAGCTTTTAG
- the LOC110599873 gene encoding plasmodesmata-located protein 7 isoform X1 — MEIDTCIYPCTFRFFKITIYCSLQRSCLKMAWATCDLLLISIFFFSLSFLPIASPSSTNSFVFGGCTQQKYSPDSPYESNINSLLTSLVNSASFSSYNNYTIAGSSPQDVLYGLFQCRGDLSMPDCSACVARAVSQLGSLCSQTCGGAVQLQDCYVKYDNTTFLGVEDKTVVFKKCGPPVGYDTNPMSDREAVMTSLARAGGLYRVGGSGEVQGFAQCIGDLSLGECQDCLSEAIGRLKNDCSNAVYGDLFLAKCYARYSTGGAHVYINTHDDKSMNESEKTFAIIVGLLAGVALIIIFVNFIRNVSERDGK; from the exons ATGGAGATTGATACATGCATATATCCATGCACTTTTCGCTTTTTTAAAATCACTATCTATTGCTCGCTACAAAGAAGTTGTCTAAAAATGGCATGGGCAACTTGTGATCTTCTCTTAATCtccattttcttcttctctctctcgtTTCTTCCAATCGCTTCTCCTTCTTCTACCAACTCCTTCGTCTTCGGAGGCTGCACTCAGCAGAAATACTCACCAGACTCACCTTACGAGTCCAACATCAACTCTCTGCTCACTTCTCTTGTCAACTCAGCCAGCTTCTCCTCCTACAACAACTACACCATCGCGGGCTCCAGCCCACAAGACGTTCTCTACGGCCTTTTCCAATGTCGCGGCGACCTTTCGATGCCGGATTGCTCTGCATGCGTAGCTCGAGCAGTGAGTCAATTGGGTTCTTTGTGTTCTCAGACATGTGGTGGAGCAGTGCAACTTCAAGATTGTTATGTCAAGTATGATAATACTACGTTTTTAGGAGTGGAGGATAAGACTGTGGTCTTCAAGAAATGTGGGCCGCCCGTTGGATATGATACGAATCCTATGAGTGATAGGGAAGCGGTGATGACTAGTCTTGCTCGGGCTGGTGGGCTGTATCGAGTTGGTGGGTCGGGTGAAGTTCAGGGTTTTGCCCAATGTATTGGAGATTTGAGCTTAGGAGAGTGCCAGGATTGCCTGTCAGAGGCCATCGGCCGGTTGAAAAACGATTGCAGCAACGCGGTTTACGGTGATTTGTTCTTGGCTAAGTGCTATGCTAGGTACTCCACCGGTGGTGCTCATGTTTATATCAATACTCATGATG ATAAAAGTATGAACGAGAGCGAGAAGACATTTGCAATTATAGTTGGATTATTAGCTGGAGTggctttgataattattttcgtTAATTTCATAAGAAATGTATCTGAAAGAGACG GTAAATAA
- the LOC110599873 gene encoding plasmodesmata-located protein 7 isoform X2 has translation MEIDTCIYPCTFRFFKITIYCSLQRSCLKMAWATCDLLLISIFFFSLSFLPIASPSSTNSFVFGGCTQQKYSPDSPYESNINSLLTSLVNSASFSSYNNYTIAGSSPQDVLYGLFQCRGDLSMPDCSACVARAVSQLGSLCSQTCGGAVQLQDCYVKYDNTTFLGVEDKTVVFKKCGPPVGYDTNPMSDREAVMTSLARAGGLYRVGGSGEVQGFAQCIGDLSLGECQDCLSEAIGRLKNDCSNAVYGDLFLAKCYARYSTGGAHVYINTHDGKLFLKFHAI, from the coding sequence ATGGAGATTGATACATGCATATATCCATGCACTTTTCGCTTTTTTAAAATCACTATCTATTGCTCGCTACAAAGAAGTTGTCTAAAAATGGCATGGGCAACTTGTGATCTTCTCTTAATCtccattttcttcttctctctctcgtTTCTTCCAATCGCTTCTCCTTCTTCTACCAACTCCTTCGTCTTCGGAGGCTGCACTCAGCAGAAATACTCACCAGACTCACCTTACGAGTCCAACATCAACTCTCTGCTCACTTCTCTTGTCAACTCAGCCAGCTTCTCCTCCTACAACAACTACACCATCGCGGGCTCCAGCCCACAAGACGTTCTCTACGGCCTTTTCCAATGTCGCGGCGACCTTTCGATGCCGGATTGCTCTGCATGCGTAGCTCGAGCAGTGAGTCAATTGGGTTCTTTGTGTTCTCAGACATGTGGTGGAGCAGTGCAACTTCAAGATTGTTATGTCAAGTATGATAATACTACGTTTTTAGGAGTGGAGGATAAGACTGTGGTCTTCAAGAAATGTGGGCCGCCCGTTGGATATGATACGAATCCTATGAGTGATAGGGAAGCGGTGATGACTAGTCTTGCTCGGGCTGGTGGGCTGTATCGAGTTGGTGGGTCGGGTGAAGTTCAGGGTTTTGCCCAATGTATTGGAGATTTGAGCTTAGGAGAGTGCCAGGATTGCCTGTCAGAGGCCATCGGCCGGTTGAAAAACGATTGCAGCAACGCGGTTTACGGTGATTTGTTCTTGGCTAAGTGCTATGCTAGGTACTCCACCGGTGGTGCTCATGTTTATATCAATACTCATGATGGTAAGCTATTCTTGAAGTTTCATGCAATATAG